The genomic window TAACCGACCGGACTTGTATCGAACCCCACAAGCATTACAAAGGGTTTTGGAACCATTTGGACCGGCTCTCCATTGTGGCGTCTTTTGAATCCCACAATGGCTGCACCTCCTTGACGAGTGggaaccaccaccaccaccgcttGCCGCCGCATGAAAAGATGGTTTTTTCTTCATCCTCTTAACTACCGGTTTCTCAAACCAAAGCGGTTCAGCATTCAAAAGGGGTTTGGTGTGAATTAACCAAGGACTTGAAGGGCTTGAAGAGGATGTTGAAGAGGAAGAACTTGTTGATGATTCTGTTAAAGTAGGAGACCCCAGTGGCCAGACTCTGACACCAGTTCTTGTTCTCTTGCTTCTAGCCTTGGCCGGAACCGGGGTCTTGAAACAAGGCTCTGTTAGGACCGACTTCTCCTGTTCAGCAAAATTCTCCTTTTCCGGCTCCGGCGGCGAAACAATTGCCGGAAACGGTGCAGCATATTCCGAGTTGGAATCCTCCACAAAATGTGACAACCATTCAAGACTTGCTAAATCATccgtctgaaaaaaaaaaaaaatggcaccTTTTTAGAGGAGAAAACtaccaataaattaattattcgaagaaagagaaaatgaagagaGGAGGACACTGACCGGCACACAAAGTTCACTTGTAGGACCAGAAACAAAGTCTTCCTTGACAGCAAAATAAGGACTCCTGTCgttatttttgtcttctttGAGGGTTTCTTGTTTATGAGAAACAGAGACAACACAAggattttcttcatcttcaatgaAGCCGTTTTCATTAGAAAAGTCTAAGAGTTCGTCAACAGAAAAATCATCGGAGGACATGCCGTTCGTAACATTAACTGGCCAAAAATCATCTAGCACTTGTGGGCTAAATTTCACGGCCATTTCTTTTCTAAAACTGGTCTTCAAAGCGCCTTCAACACGTTCCATTTCTTGTTTCctgaacctaaaaaaaaaagaaagaaagaaagaagacacacaaaacaaaacccagaaatttaaaaacttgataGCAAAAACAGGACAGAGGAGAGGAAAGGAGACATAAAGGGGGTTTATTTATACTTGACACGTGTTAAAGGGTATAcctgaaaagaagaagataagagaaggagagaaatgagagagggAGCTGTGGATTTTGGAGAGAAGAATtgaaagaaccaaaaaaaaagaaagatggtgAGTTTGGTTAAAGCAATGAATGACAGATGAAGATCTTATGTGGCATTGcgttgtatttttaaaatgtatatattttaaattttaaattatttttttaataattttaaattattt from Populus trichocarpa isolate Nisqually-1 chromosome 5, P.trichocarpa_v4.1, whole genome shotgun sequence includes these protein-coding regions:
- the LOC18099228 gene encoding GATA transcription factor 5, with amino-acid sequence MERVEGALKTSFRKEMAVKFSPQVLDDFWPVNVTNGMSSDDFSVDELLDFSNENGFIEDEENPCVVSVSHKQETLKEDKNNDRSPYFAVKEDFVSGPTSELCVPTDDLASLEWLSHFVEDSNSEYAAPFPAIVSPPEPEKENFAEQEKSVLTEPCFKTPVPAKARSKRTRTGVRVWPLGSPTLTESSTSSSSSTSSSSPSSPWLIHTKPLLNAEPLWFEKPVVKRMKKKPSFHAAASGGGGGSHSSRRCSHCGIQKTPQWRAGPNGSKTLCNACGVRYKSGRLLPEYRPACSPTFSKELHSNHHRKVLEMRRKKEILGQTEPGLVQPVVPSCV